A window of Balneola vulgaris DSM 17893 contains these coding sequences:
- a CDS encoding phosphoadenosine phosphosulfate reductase family protein: MSHKVRHVLGISGGKDSAALALYMRNYFPEIELDLYSCDTGRELDETYELIDNLEAYLGMEVNKLHAIETDKMTKPNFEENEELSPFDYLLQDYGGFLPSTFSRWCTKDLKLKPFEEYIGDDPTISYVGIRGDEHREAYVSTKENVQTIFPFKKNIWSFDVLDLVLDYHNIGQLKDIYENKVKPENLDRILVEVERPISIEHNFNKKVDALLNLDVTAFNRAVFHFLKKTDFPLSQLEEEEFPLLDKSHLLPSEQIIVREQVFEMLEESVGVPEYYKKLEYEVEGKKGTYSRTRSGCFFCFYQQKIEWIWLYENNREKFEEAKKYEKDGFTWIENESLDQLTQPERIKDIKLKHIEKKQSANSKSSKTLLNNLLGEEEKGDYFDKEDEDYAGCTVCFI, encoded by the coding sequence ATGAGTCATAAAGTTAGACATGTACTGGGAATAAGCGGAGGTAAAGATAGTGCTGCACTTGCATTATATATGCGAAATTATTTCCCTGAAATTGAGTTAGATTTGTATAGTTGCGATACTGGGCGAGAACTTGATGAAACCTATGAGCTCATCGATAATCTAGAGGCTTATCTTGGCATGGAAGTAAACAAACTTCACGCCATTGAAACTGATAAAATGACTAAGCCTAATTTTGAAGAAAATGAAGAACTTTCGCCTTTCGATTACTTACTTCAAGATTATGGAGGCTTTCTACCATCTACTTTCTCTCGCTGGTGTACTAAGGACTTAAAGTTGAAACCTTTCGAAGAATACATTGGTGATGATCCAACCATTTCTTATGTGGGGATTCGAGGTGATGAGCATCGGGAAGCTTATGTATCAACAAAAGAAAATGTTCAAACTATATTTCCATTTAAAAAAAACATCTGGTCTTTTGATGTATTAGACCTAGTATTGGACTATCACAACATCGGTCAGCTAAAAGACATCTATGAAAATAAAGTTAAACCTGAGAACTTAGATCGTATTTTAGTGGAGGTAGAACGCCCCATTTCTATTGAGCATAATTTTAATAAGAAAGTAGATGCATTACTAAACTTAGATGTTACTGCCTTTAATCGTGCTGTATTTCATTTTTTAAAGAAAACCGACTTCCCACTATCACAACTAGAAGAAGAAGAGTTTCCACTTCTAGATAAATCTCATCTACTTCCTAGTGAACAAATCATTGTTCGAGAACAAGTCTTTGAAATGTTAGAAGAATCTGTTGGTGTCCCAGAGTATTACAAAAAATTGGAATACGAAGTGGAAGGCAAGAAAGGTACTTATTCAAGAACCCGCTCGGGTTGCTTCTTCTGTTTTTATCAACAAAAGATTGAATGGATATGGTTGTACGAAAATAATCGTGAGAAATTTGAAGAAGCAAAAAAGTATGAAAAAGATGGATTCACTTGGATAGAAAATGAGTCCTTAGATCAATTAACTCAACCTGAACGGATTAAGGATATTAAACTAAAACATATAGAAAAAAAACAGTCTGCTAACAGCAAATCCTCTAAGACTCTTCTGAACAATTTACTCGGAGAAGAGGAGAAAGGAGATTACTTCGATAAAGAAGACGAGGATTACGCGGGTTGTACGGTTTGTTTTATTTAA
- a CDS encoding DEAD/DEAH box helicase produces MALIDLLSNIPSSIKTQILGSETTKILRYTFANKNGVLEDDILNEALILQCGTHFFHRKKLRELIIACIPKEELSYFNTSSHSELESHVLNNKDRYADLLGIEQEFRLKMPVDERSNIEFSVPIYGENNGVKAYPHEYQLKLKKRVSDSLQNEMNPKILLTLPTGSGKTVLAMEAIIDIFRNRKFSEAPQILWLVSTKELAEQSLNSFLQFWKQKGDHKVIARRYFGNFNTIEPTSSSCITFATYDLMINRLDDKKLKKYMGNCDFMFIDEAHYSQAEVYNKVIRLYCDTNKYARILALTATPFRTDLNEFSGFKKYFKSLVQLDDVMNTDGLSPIQYLQEGKYLSKLQTTNIYEKYAHQRNEEYYKELHDRVLDVCKSVIDHKENMIIFAETKSHAVALSIYLSKKNIQNGLIVGETPDIRRKDLLSKFGDKENELNILINHGILATGIDVPGMNAIMILREIESPSLALQIVGRAMRGPKNGGNEINDVYLTQNNFNYLSKYNIIEDIVLTK; encoded by the coding sequence ATGGCGTTAATTGATCTTCTTAGCAATATTCCAAGCTCCATTAAAACCCAGATTTTAGGTTCTGAGACTACTAAAATTTTAAGGTACACTTTTGCTAATAAAAATGGAGTACTAGAAGATGATATTCTTAATGAAGCACTAATTTTACAATGTGGAACACACTTTTTTCATAGGAAAAAGTTAAGAGAATTAATTATTGCATGTATACCTAAAGAAGAACTAAGCTATTTCAATACCTCATCACACTCTGAGCTAGAATCTCATGTGCTCAATAATAAAGATAGATATGCTGACCTATTAGGAATTGAACAAGAGTTTCGACTTAAAATGCCAGTAGATGAAAGGAGTAATATAGAATTCTCTGTTCCAATTTATGGAGAAAATAATGGAGTTAAAGCATATCCTCATGAATACCAGTTAAAATTAAAGAAACGGGTTTCAGATAGTTTGCAAAATGAAATGAACCCCAAAATATTACTAACGTTACCTACTGGGTCAGGAAAAACAGTTCTAGCGATGGAGGCTATTATAGATATATTTCGTAATAGGAAATTTTCTGAAGCCCCTCAAATACTATGGTTAGTTAGTACAAAAGAACTTGCCGAACAAAGCCTAAATAGTTTCTTACAATTCTGGAAACAAAAAGGTGACCATAAAGTTATTGCTCGAAGATATTTTGGCAATTTTAATACTATAGAACCTACAAGTTCTAGTTGCATCACTTTTGCTACTTATGATTTAATGATAAACAGATTAGATGATAAGAAATTAAAAAAATATATGGGTAACTGTGATTTTATGTTTATTGATGAGGCACATTACTCACAAGCAGAAGTATATAATAAAGTAATACGGTTATATTGCGATACTAACAAATACGCAAGAATATTAGCACTTACAGCCACGCCTTTTAGAACTGATTTAAATGAATTTTCAGGATTTAAAAAATATTTCAAATCATTAGTACAATTAGATGATGTAATGAATACCGATGGTTTGAGTCCAATTCAATATCTACAAGAGGGCAAATATTTAAGTAAACTTCAAACTACTAATATTTATGAAAAATATGCACATCAACGTAATGAAGAATATTATAAAGAGTTACATGATAGAGTTTTAGATGTGTGCAAAAGTGTCATTGATCACAAAGAAAATATGATCATTTTTGCAGAAACTAAGTCTCATGCCGTGGCCCTTTCCATTTATCTAAGTAAAAAGAATATCCAAAATGGCTTAATTGTAGGTGAAACCCCTGATATTCGTAGAAAGGACTTATTGAGCAAATTTGGGGATAAAGAAAATGAATTAAATATTCTTATTAATCATGGTATACTTGCTACAGGAATAGACGTCCCCGGAATGAATGCAATTATGATACTTAGGGAAATAGAATCTCCTTCATTGGCTTTACAGATTGTTGGTCGCGC